In the Tribolium castaneum strain GA2 chromosome 1, icTriCast1.1, whole genome shotgun sequence genome, one interval contains:
- the LOC655182 gene encoding prolactin-releasing peptide receptor — protein sequence MTVLNTTVEAVRSANSASSQCQEIGIMSHLLVQIIFYILYSAIFLLGLFGNILVCYIVYSNKAMQTVTNLFITNLALSDILCVLCVPFTPLYTFLRKWIFGSLTCHLVGYAQATSVYISTLTLTAIAIDRFFVILHPLRQRMKLHTCLLILLGIWVFSMLVTLPYGICMQVEVESEGCIVCEENWPYENFEVAFGSFTLVMQFIIPFCIIGYCYSRISGRLNERAKSKPGTKSARREEADKEKKKRTNRMLIAMVTIFGICWFPLNLINVVHDYYVFERGSYFHLFFFLAHCLAMSSTCYNPFLYAWLNENFRKEFKVILPCILRSATNRYCNGDERTLDTLLHSTVYTSPAKHLEPREPIAEPIPQTQEYNL from the coding sequence atgaCAGTGTTAAACACAACCGTTGAGGCCGTAAGATCAGCAAATAGTGCGTCGTCCCAATGTCAAGAAATCGGGATAATGAGTCATCTCCTAGTCCAAATAATCTTCTACATCCTTTACTCCGCCATATTTCTTTTAGGGCTATTCGGCAACATTCTCGTATGTTACATTGTTTATTCAAACAAAGCCATGCAAACAGTGACGAATCTGTTTATAACGAACTTGGCTCTCTCGGATATCTTGTGCGTCCTGTGTGTACCCTTCACTCCTTTGTACACGTTCTTAAGAAAGTGGATATTCGGCAGTTTGACTTGCCATCTAGTCGGATACGCTCAAGCAACTAGCGTTTACATTTCAACTTTGACCCTCACTGCGATTGCTATTGATCGTTTCTTCGTCATTCTCCATCCTCTGCGACAACGAATGAAACTCCATACGTGTCTCCTGATCCTGCTGGGCATCTGGGTGTTCTCCATGCTGGTCACCCTGCCCTACGGCATTTGCATGCAGGTGGAGGTGGAGTCCGAGGGCTGTATCGTGTGCGAGGAAAACTGGCCTTACGAAAACTTCGAAGTCGCTTTCGGTTCTTTCACCCTCGTCATGCAATTTATCATCCCATTTTGCATCATCGGGTACTGCTATTCCCGAATTTCGGGCCGTCTCAACGAGAGGGCAAAGTCCAAGCCGGGCACTAAAAGCGCGAGACGCGAGGAGGCCGACAAGGAGAAGAAGAAGAGGACCAACAGGATGCTCATAGCCATGGTCACAATTTTCGGCATCTGTTGGTTTCCTCTCAATTTGATCAATGTGGTGCATGATTATTATGTGTTTGAACGGGGGTCCTACTTCCACTTGTTCTTCTTCCTGGCTCATTGCCTGGCCATGTCTTCTACTTGCTATAACCCCTTTTTGTACGCGTGGCTCAACGAAAATTTCCGAAAGGAGTTCAAAGTGATCCTGCCGTGCATTTTGCGAAGCGCAACGAATCGGTACTGTAATGGTGATGAGCGCACTTTAGACACTCTTTTACACTCCACCGTGTACACGTCACCGGCTAAACACTTAGAACCACGTGAACCGATAGCTGAACCCATTCCTCAAACTCAAGAATATAACCTGTAA